AGCAAGGGGATTTGATGAGGATGGACTTTGCCATCAAAAAGCATATGGAATGGTATGCCGGGGACGGCTGGTATGGGGACGGGTCTGAATTTCATTTAGACTATTATAACTCCTACGTTATCCAACCTATGCTTATCCAAGTGCTAGAAATAGCCGTCACAATTCGCAAATCCTACACCTCTGATTTGGAGAAAGCCAAAACGAGGATGCAAAGGTATTCAAGACAACTAGAAATGTTGATTTCTCCAGAAGGCACTTATCCTGCTATAGGAAGATCGATTTGCTATAGATCTGGAGCATTCCAACCTTTAGCTGAAGTTGTTCTTAAAGAATCCTTACCTGAAGAAATCACCAATGGCCAGGTTCGTTCGGCCTTGACCGCAGTCTATAGCAAATTGTTTTCAGCCAAAGGTACTTTTGATGAAAATGGATGGCTCCAACTGGGATTAGCAGGGCATCAACCAGGCTTAGCTGAACCTTATATAAGTACTGGTAGCTTGTATTTATGTTCCCTTGGTTTTTTACCATTGGGCCTACCCGCAAATCATGACTTTTGGACCGCTCAAGCGGAAGACTGGACCAGTGTGAAAATTTGGAATGGAGAGGATATGGAAAGAGATTCAGCCTTGAAGTAATTACGAGGAAAATGAAAAAGCCCGCTAGAATTTAATTTCCAGCGGGCTTTTTTTCTCTTATTTCTTAGGCTTATCCTCTCAAAGTGATTGGAACAGGCTTATTGTTTTTCCAGCTTCCTCTGGTAAAATCAGGCACATCGATCGAGTTAGATCTATTGGCAACAGACCACTCACTTAATGGTGAAATACTGCTCCATAAAGCTGCATCATACACGTCTTGATCCAATGGAAGACCATTTCTAAGACAATCAATTAATCTCCAGTCCATGATAAAGTCCATGCCTCCATGTCCTCCAACTTCTTTCGCTAATTCCCCTACTTTTTGAACAATTTCCGGGGTATATTTTGTCTCAAGGTCTTTAAATTCCTCATCTTTTAACCAGCCATGGCCTCTTGCCACTTTAGGAGTAGGGTACTTCTGGGCATAACCTTCCGTTCCACTTACTACATGAAGTCTTGAATAAGGTCTAGGGCTAGAAACATCATGTTGAATCATAATGGTTTTCCCTTGCTTCGTTTTCACCACCGTGGTATTCATATTTCCCCTAAACTTCTTCTGAGCAAATTGGCCAAAGAAATTATCCTGCTCAGCTAACTCCTGTGCAGTCTTAGCCATGGAGAAATCATCGGAAGATACAGAGGTCAAATAATCCATTTGATCTCCTCTATTAATATTTAAAATTTGACAAATAGGTCCTAAGCCATGAGTAGGATATAAATTACCATTTCGATAATTCTCCTTTAGCCTCCACATTCCTTGATAACCTTCCTTATTGAAGTTAAGTGATAATAAATCGTGAATATAAGCTCCTTCGACATGCAATACTTCTCCAAAGTATCCTTCTCGAGCCATCTTTAAAGTCATCAACTCAAAAAAGTCATAGCAGCAATTCTCTAATTGCATACAATGCTTTTTGGTACGCTCTGATGTCTCAACTAGCTGCCAAGTTTCGTCAAGGGTTCTAGCGATTGGAACTTCACAAGCGGCATGCTTACCAGCTTCCATCGCATATACAGCCATTGGAGTATGCCATTCCCATGGAGTAGCAATGTATATTAAATCAAGATCTGGTCTTTCGAACATTTCTTTCCAAGAATAAGAATTTCCAGAATATCCATCTGGCTTGTGTGAAGTGTCCTTGAGCATTTCTTTGGCTTTTTCTACTCTCTCTGGCATGAGATCGCATAAAGCCTTTATTTCTACTCCTTCAATTTTACTCAATCTATTGACAGCTCCAGGGCCTCTCATCCCCAAGCCTACTATCCCTACTCTCACAGTTTCCAATTTAGGGGCAGCATATCCAGACATATTAAAGACCTGTGGACCTCCATTGTATTTTCTGATTGCTTCGGGAAGTTTCTCGGTATCCTGGCCGAAAACTGACCCTGCTCCCATGAAACCTAGTCCGGCTAATCCAGTCGCTTTTAAAAATTCTCTTCTTTGATTATTCTTCATTTTGGCTGTATTTGTCATTAATACTCAATACTAAGGCAAAAATTAAAAAATTCAACGCTTTAGGGTAGGAACGGTGAATTCACCCTACCAAAATAACCAAATAGTCTACCTTTTTTCTCCCTGCAATGAATCTATATACTCATTTAGCCGAAGTTCTAGAGCAGGTTTTTATACCAAAAATGGCATACAAGGGACAGATGCTGACTATGCTTGTAAAAGTAAAGATTGCTGCCACTGCTAAAAGCAAATACCCAACAGTGTCATTAAATACTCCTAAATAATAGACCCCAACCAAAATCGCTGCTACGACTAAACGGATGACTCTGTCTGCATTTCCCATATTCCTTTTCATGATTTCTGAAGTTTATTGTAAAAAGATTTATTTCTAACTCCTTATCGATGAAATAAATGTATTGACTAGTCACGGGGAAATCCATGACATTTGTCACACAAGAACATGAAAATTCTTATCTACCAAAGAATGACTATCCTCTGATCCAGAAAAAATAAAATCAACAGTTGACTAGTATTAATTCGCTAAAAAATATTTAGCCATCACTTTTTCTGCTTCTTTTCCCTGAGGGGTAAAATCAGGCTCCCGGTCATGTCTATTGGGGTACCATTTCCAAAAATACACCCCAGCCATCCATGATTTATCCCAAACTGATTCAAAAAATGCCTCATAACATAGCGCCTGTGCAGATTCAGAAAACTCTATCTCCTTCCTCTCATTCGGCCAAACCCAAGGTTCAATGGCCGCATCTACGGTATTACAATAGCCTATTTCAGTAAAGAGAACTGGCTTTTTGAATTTCCGAACCATCTTTTCAACTGCCGGTAATTGCTTATTCCAACCAGCTTTTAATTCTTTCAAGTCAGGGTTATGCTTTTTTGATAAGGGAAAATAAGCTTGAATCCCTATATAATCCAGATCATCCCAGAATTTGATTTTTTCATACTCAGTGAAATTAGCAGCATAAACCAATTTTCCAGAATATACTTTTCTGACCTCTGCAATTATTGCTCTCCAATCATTTTCTCGGTCAGAGGTTTTCTCTAATTCTGTACCAATACAAAGCATGGGTATCTCAAGCCTTTCTGCCAGTTTAGCATAATCCAAAATGAACTGCTCATAATTATCAAACCAAGTCTCCCAGTCATCCTCATTCTTCATCTCAATTTCTCCTGGCCAACTTCCTCTTACCCATAAATGAGGCTTCAGCATATTCATTATTCCTAATACCTGTGAAGAATCATGGGTTGTTTGAATCCCTTTGGCTGACTCTCCCCACCATTGCCTTTCGGCATCCACTTCCCATCGAATTTCCGGGGTATTCACATCACTTTGCCAACCAAATGGAGTCTGTGACAAAGCATTGGCTCCTGTTGATTTTAAAGCTCTTAACTCACTCCCATCCAAAGGTGATCGACTACCTACCCAGCATACGCCTTTCCACTTTTCTGTCACCACCAATAATTCCTCTTCTGGTATTGTCCACCAAATCATTGTGAGCACAATAAAAATTGCGATCGAGCTCAACAAATATCTAGTGTACCAAGGTTTTATCATTTTTTCAGAAGTGTTTGAATTACAATCTCTTCCTCTAATGTACGATGAACTGGGCATCTATGCGATATTTCCAATAATCTATGTCGCTGATCCTCATCTAAATCCCCTTCTAACTCTATCAACCTCGTAAATCGGCTTACTTTAGATTTTTTATCTGTAGGGTTAATGCTGTCTTTCAGGTGGACTTTGTCATGATTCAGGAAAACAGAAACCTCTTTTAGAGGCCATTTTTTCCTATCTGCATACATTCTTAAAGTCATTGCAGTACAACTCCCCAAAGAAGCCATCAGAAAATCATACGGGTTTGGCCCCAAATTCTCTCCTCCTACCTCCAAGGGTTCATCAGCAATCAAATGATGATGAGGAGTCTTGATTTCTGTTGTGTATTTCGGTCCGGAAAGTCTGACTTTCACCTGATTCCCTTCCGTATCATTGAGCTGATTTTCATCATCCAAAGTGATATACCTTTTGCTCCAGCTGGCAATTACTTCTCCCACATATTCACTGTCTTCAGCTTTGGTAAGCATGTGATCAGATCCATCTAAGGAAATAAAACTTTTGGGATGTCTAGCGGCTTGATACAACTCCGCTGCATTATTAATATCCACAATTTCATCCTGTGGTGAATGAATGAAAAGAAGTGATTTCTTAATATTTTTAAGAGTGCTTTCTAGTGGTTTTTGGTTCAAATCGTCCAAAAACTCCTTAGAAACCCGAAAAGGTCTTCCTCCAATAACTACTTCAGCACTTCCTTTTTTTTCAATTTCTGAAATACTCTCTTCCTTAAACAATTTTTTAACATGGCCAGGAAAAGCAGGAGCTCCAATTGTCACAATAGCCTGAATTTCATCTAACTCAAAACCCGCATATAAAACTGCTGCTCCTCCAAGCGAATGTCCAACAAGCATTTTAGGAGTTTCATATTCCTTCTCTAAAAAATCATATGCGTCCAGTAAATCTGAAATGTTAGACGAAA
Above is a window of Algoriphagus machipongonensis DNA encoding:
- a CDS encoding Gfo/Idh/MocA family protein, translated to MKNNQRREFLKATGLAGLGFMGAGSVFGQDTEKLPEAIRKYNGGPQVFNMSGYAAPKLETVRVGIVGLGMRGPGAVNRLSKIEGVEIKALCDLMPERVEKAKEMLKDTSHKPDGYSGNSYSWKEMFERPDLDLIYIATPWEWHTPMAVYAMEAGKHAACEVPIARTLDETWQLVETSERTKKHCMQLENCCYDFFELMTLKMAREGYFGEVLHVEGAYIHDLLSLNFNKEGYQGMWRLKENYRNGNLYPTHGLGPICQILNINRGDQMDYLTSVSSDDFSMAKTAQELAEQDNFFGQFAQKKFRGNMNTTVVKTKQGKTIMIQHDVSSPRPYSRLHVVSGTEGYAQKYPTPKVARGHGWLKDEEFKDLETKYTPEIVQKVGELAKEVGGHGGMDFIMDWRLIDCLRNGLPLDQDVYDAALWSSISPLSEWSVANRSNSIDVPDFTRGSWKNNKPVPITLRG
- a CDS encoding bifunctional alpha/beta hydrolase/OsmC family protein — translated: MNPKKLTFTNRKDIELAAHLYLPLDQSPKFFAIFAHCFTCSQNFSAVRRISTSLSQKGIAVLSFDFTGLGRSEGEFEDSDFSSNISDLLDAYDFLEKEYETPKMLVGHSLGGAAVLYAGFELDEIQAIVTIGAPAFPGHVKKLFKEESISEIEKKGSAEVVIGGRPFRVSKEFLDDLNQKPLESTLKNIKKSLLFIHSPQDEIVDINNAAELYQAARHPKSFISLDGSDHMLTKAEDSEYVGEVIASWSKRYITLDDENQLNDTEGNQVKVRLSGPKYTTEIKTPHHHLIADEPLEVGGENLGPNPYDFLMASLGSCTAMTLRMYADRKKWPLKEVSVFLNHDKVHLKDSINPTDKKSKVSRFTRLIELEGDLDEDQRHRLLEISHRCPVHRTLEEEIVIQTLLKK
- a CDS encoding YgaP family membrane protein; this encodes MKRNMGNADRVIRLVVAAILVGVYYLGVFNDTVGYLLLAVAAIFTFTSIVSICPLYAIFGIKTCSRTSAK
- a CDS encoding glycoside hydrolase family 113, producing the protein MIKPWYTRYLLSSIAIFIVLTMIWWTIPEEELLVVTEKWKGVCWVGSRSPLDGSELRALKSTGANALSQTPFGWQSDVNTPEIRWEVDAERQWWGESAKGIQTTHDSSQVLGIMNMLKPHLWVRGSWPGEIEMKNEDDWETWFDNYEQFILDYAKLAERLEIPMLCIGTELEKTSDRENDWRAIIAEVRKVYSGKLVYAANFTEYEKIKFWDDLDYIGIQAYFPLSKKHNPDLKELKAGWNKQLPAVEKMVRKFKKPVLFTEIGYCNTVDAAIEPWVWPNERKEIEFSESAQALCYEAFFESVWDKSWMAGVYFWKWYPNRHDREPDFTPQGKEAEKVMAKYFLAN
- a CDS encoding DUF2264 domain-containing protein, translated to MTFNRRDFIKTVPALGAAMGISAQSSGNTIKKVAGNDRQTWLNLLYKISHPVLDAMSQGKLTTLMPVEVPENAYGGRDEVTYLEAIGRLLAGLAPWLELEGVTGEEAEMQKELREKALLSIKHSVDPDSPDYINWTKGAQPLVDGAFLVHGIMRAPKQLWEPLDAETKARLVKELIAQKLAILPYYNNWILFGAMIDAFLFSVGEQGDLMRMDFAIKKHMEWYAGDGWYGDGSEFHLDYYNSYVIQPMLIQVLEIAVTIRKSYTSDLEKAKTRMQRYSRQLEMLISPEGTYPAIGRSICYRSGAFQPLAEVVLKESLPEEITNGQVRSALTAVYSKLFSAKGTFDENGWLQLGLAGHQPGLAEPYISTGSLYLCSLGFLPLGLPANHDFWTAQAEDWTSVKIWNGEDMERDSALK